The following are encoded together in the Theileria orientalis strain Shintoku DNA, chromosome 1, complete genome genome:
- a CDS encoding uncharacterized protein (protein of unknown function UPF0005 family protein): MDSAAKSETVVVPTSSKDLDTDATAKTYSSFHSIVSPENSTLEADDAEPNKDLDPEKSDVNDEFILTGTTPTYIRHRFARKVFLTVLIQLIFTFSFLLTVYLIEASRNFFKEMPYLGIAGGVIFIVLLIALACKPAIARHRVGGVAISVTITIALTLLATTAACYYNIAEILGAMGTTLFVTLCLTIFAIQTKYDFTSWIGYLLVLSCCLLAFGIFAFLIRSTVVRLVVSGLGTLLVCFYIILDVQLIMGGKRKHQFSVDDYHFASIVLYSDIVTLFLRLLSLIGGK; this comes from the exons ATGGATTCTGCCGCTAAAAGTGAAACGGTCGTCGTTCCTACCAGTTCGAAGGACTTGGACACTGACGCCACCGCTAAAACCTATTCGAGTTTCCACTCCATAGTATCTCCCGAGAATAGCACTCTAGAAGCTGACGATGCTGAGCCTAATAAGGATTTAGACCCCGAGAAAA GTGACGTCAACGACGAGTTTATTCTGACTGGAACTACGCCGACCTACATTAGGCACAGATTTGCACGCAAAGTGTTCCTAACTGTGCTTATTcaacttatttttacctTTAGCTTCCTGTTAACTGTGTATCTAATCGAGGCCTCGAGAAACTTCTTCAAAGAAATGCCATACCTCGGCATTGCTGGCGGTGTTATATTCATCGTACTCTTAATCGCTCTGGCTTGTAAGCCTGCCATTGCTCGACACAGGGTGGGCGGGGTTGCAATCAGCGTGACAATAACCATCGCCCTCACTTTACTTGCAACAACGGCGGCCTGCTACTACAATATTGCAGAGATTTTGGGTGCCATGGGCACGACCTTGTTTGTGACCTTATGCTTAACGATCTTTGCAATACAGACCAAATACGATTTCACAA GCTGGATTGGATACTTGCTTGTTCTAAGTTGCTGCTTGCTTGCCTTTGGAATATTTGCTTTTCTGATCAGATCCACTGTCGTAAGGCTGGTCGTTTCTGGACTTGGCACCTTACTCGTCTGTTTTTACATTATCCTGGACGTCCAGCTCATCATGGGTGGGAAGCGCAAGCATCAATTCAGCGTGGATGACTACCACTTCGCCTCCATTGTGCTATACTCGGACATTGTTACGCTCTTTTTAAGGCTGCTCAGCTTAATAGGAGGAAAGTAA
- a CDS encoding uncharacterized protein (mRNA splicing factor, Cwf21 family protein), with protein MFNGVGLRTPRGSGTNGYVQRSLATLPSKKVVKLSNQSDAISRPKSRTDPAILLHEKKREIELKLLQLRTTLKGSMTDQEIETEIQKQREFMLQNLNSVSLDVTKNEHIMAQLKRDQMDNLQQVLKIKNSSNSGGAKVDKTSGTSTEKGALGLGKNATLRPMPARSRSYSGSSDVSGYSSGRDETSSFDSDASSISSRSSSYVRRDRRGSPRLRSYRVETVSSRTVSSHSDLSSVYSRDSDYDRTDGSYSSDSYESSRRGRSGRKGRYRSPSLSSYSSSRSSSRSNRNRKRNR; from the exons atgtttaatgGAGTTGGTTTGAGGACCCCTAGGGGCAGTGGTACCAACGGATATGTACAACGCAGTCTGGCCACGCTTCCCAGCAAAAAAGTGGTAAAATTATCGAATCAATCAGACGCAATATCGCGTCCGAAAAGCAGAACAGATCCCGCAATATTACTCCATGAGAAAAAGCGCGAGATCGAGTTAAAGCTGCTTCAGCTGAGAACAACACTAAAGGGATCAATGACCGATCAAGAAATTGAAACTGAGATTCAGAAACAGAGAGagtttatgttacaaaatttaaacagcGTTTCTTTGGACGTTACAAA aAACGAACACATAATGGCGCAACTTAAGAGGGACCAGATGGACAATTTACAACAAGTTctcaaaattaaaaacagctCGAACAGCGGAGGGGCCAAAGTAGACAAAACGAGCGGAACTTCAACCGAGAAAGGAGCGCTCGGACTCGGTAAAAACGCCACTCTCAGGCCAATGCCAGCCAGGTCACGCAGCTACAGCGGAAGCAGCGACGTCAGCGGCTACTCAAGCGGCCGAGATGAGACCAGTTCCTTCGATTCGGACGCAAGCAGTATCAGCTCCAGGAGCAGCAGCTACGTCAGAAGGGACCGCAGAGGCTCACCCAGACTCAGATCTTACAGGGTTGAGACCGTCAGCAGTCGCACCGTCAGTAGCCACAGCGACCTCAGCAGCGTATACTCCAGGGACAGCGACTACGACAGGACTGACGGCAGTTATAGCAGCGACAGCTACGAGAGTAgcagaagaggaagaagcgGCAGAAAGGGAAGGTACAGAAGCCCCTCCCTAAGCAGTTACAGTAGTTCCAGAAGTAGCAGTAGAAGCAATAGAAACAGAAAAAGAAACCGTTGA
- a CDS encoding elongation factor 2 has translation MSVIAHVDHGKSTLTDSLVSKAGIIAAKNAGDARFTDTRADEQERCITIKSTGISMYFEHDLDDGNGKQPFLINLIDSPGHVDFSSEVTAALRVTDGALVVVDTIEGVCVQTETVLRQALSERIRPVLHVNKVDRALLELQMGPEEIYTTFLHTIENVNVIVATYNDQLMGDVQVYPEKGTVSFGSGLHGWAFTIETFAKIYNTKFGISKEKMMHYLWGDHFFSKSKKAWLSESSPDAPERAFCNFIMKPICSLFTNIINEDKDKYVPMLKSIGVELKGEDKELTGKQLLKRVMQLWIPAGDTLLEMIVSHLPSPFEAQKYRVENLYLGPMDDEAATAIRNCDPDGPLMMYISKMVPTSDKGRFYAFGRVFSGTVATGQKVRIQGPKYVPGDKTDLLVKNVQRTVLMMGRYTEQIQDVPCGNTCCLVGVDQYILKSGTITTYENAYNIADMKYSVSPVVRVAVKPKDSKELPKLVEGLKKLSKSDPLVLCTTEESGEHIIAGCGELHVEICLKDLRDEYAQIDFIVSDPVVSYRETVASESSVTCLSKSPNKHNRLYMKAEPFAEGLSEAVEENKVTSRDDPKERANRLADDFGWDKNAAQKIWCFGPETTGPNFLVDMTSGVQYLAEIKDHCNSAFQWATKEGVLCDENMRGVRFNLLDVTMHADAIHRGSGQILPTCRRCLYACQLTAQPKLQEPIFLVDINCPQDAVGGVYSTLNQRRGHVFHEENRAGTPLVEIKAYLPVSESFGFTTALRASTSGQAFPQCVFDHWQLLTGDALEKGSKLNEIVTQIRVRKGLKEEIPALDNFFDKL, from the exons ATGTCAGTGATTGCCCACGTCGACCACGGAAAGTCGACGCTGACAGACTCGCTGGTCTCAAAAGCAGGAATCATAGCAGCGAAAAACGCTGGAGACGCAAGGTTCACAGACACGAGAGCAGACGAACAGGAACGCTGCATCACAATTAAATCGACAGGAATCAGCATGTACTTCGAACACGACCTGGACGACGGAAATGGAAAACAGCCATTCCTGATAAACCTTATTGACTCGCCAGGACACGTGGACTTCTCAAGCGAAGTGACAGCAGCACTGAGAGTGACAGACGGAGCGCTGGTGGTGGTGGACACAATAGAAGGAGTGTGCGTGCAGACGGAAACAGTGCTGAGGCAAGCACTGAGCGAAAGAATAAGACCAGTGCTGCACGTAAACAAGGTGGACAGAGCACTGTTGGAGCTGCAAATGGGACCGGAGGAAATATATACGACCTTCCTGCACACAATAGAAAACGTAAACGTGATCGTGGCGACGTACAACGACCAGCTGATGGGAGACGTGCAAGTGTACCCGGAAAAGGGAACAGTGTCGTTCGGATCAGGACTGCACGGCTGGGCGTTCACAATAGAAACATTCgcgaaaatatataacacgAAGTTCGGAATCAGTaaggagaagatgatgCACTACCTCTGGGGAGACCACTTCTTCAGTAAGTCGAAGAAGGCATGGCTGAGCGAGTCGTCACCAGACGCGCCGGAAAGAGCGTTTTGCAACTTTATCATGAAGCCAATCTGCTCACTCTTCACGAACATCATCAACGAGGACAAGGACAAGTACGTGCCGATGCTGAAGAGCATCGGAGTGGAGCTCAAGGGAGAAGACAAGGAGTTGACAGGAaagcagctgctgaagagAGTGATGCAGCTGTGGATACCAGCAGGAGACACGCTGCTGGAAATGATCGTGAGTCACCTGCCATCGCCGTTCGAAGCACAAAAGTACAGAGTGGAAAACCTGTACCTGGGACCAATGGACGACGAAGCAGCAACAGCAATCAGAAACTGTGACCCTGACGGACCGCTGATGATGTACATCAGTAAAATGGTGCCGACGAGCGACAAAGGACGCTTCTACGCGTTTGGAAGAGTCTTCTCAGGAACAGTGGCAACAGGACAGAAGGTGCGCATCCAGGGCCCGAAGTACGTGCCGGGAGATAAGACGGACCTCCTGGTGAAAAACGTGCAGAGAACAGTGCTGATGATGGGAAGGTACACGGAGCAGATCCAGGACGTGCCGTGCGGAAACACGTGCTGCCTGGTGGGAGTGGACCAGTACATCCTGAAGAGCGGGACGATCACGACGTACGAAAACGCGTACAACATAGCGGACATGAAGTACTCAGTGAGCCCAGTGGTGAGAGTGGCAGTGAAGCCGAAGGACTCGAAGGAACTCCCGAAGCTCGTGGAGGgactgaagaagctgagtAAGTCGGATCCCCTGGTGCTGTGCACGACTGAGGAGAGCGGAGAGCACATCATAGCAGGCTGCGGAGAGCTGCACGTGGAAATATGCCTGAAGGACCTGAGGGACGAGTACGCGCAGATCGACTTCATAGTTTCGGATCCAGTGGTGAGTTACAGAGAGACGGTGGCCTCAGAGTCGTCAGTCACGTGCCTCTCGAAGAGCCCGAACAAGCACAACAGGCTCTACATGAAGGCGGAGCCGTTCGCAGAGGGTCTGAGCGAGGCAGTGGAGGAGAACAAGGTGACGAGCCGCGACGACCCGAAGGAAAGAGCGAACAGACTGGCGGACGACTTCGGCTGGGACAAAAACGCAGCGCAGAAGATATGGTGCTTCGGCCCGGAGACGACGGGACCCAACTTCCTGGTCGACATGACCTCGGGAGTGCAGTACCTGGCGGAGATCAAGGACCACTGCAACAGCGCATTCCAGTGGGCGACAAAGGAGGGCGTGCTCTGCGACGAGAACATGCGCGGAGTGCGCTTCAACCTGCTCGACGTGACGATGCACGCGGACGCGATCCACAGAGGCTCGGGTCAGATCCTGCCGACGTGCCGCCGCTGCCTGTACGCGTGTCAGCTGACGGCGCAGCCGAAGCTGCAGGAGCCGATCTTCCTGGTGGACATCAACTGCCCACAG GACGCAGTGGGAGGAGTGTACAGCACACTTAACCAGAGGCGCGGACACGTCTTCCACGAGGAAAACAGAGCAGGAACGCCACTGGTGGAAATCAAGGCATACCTGCCAGTGTCAGAAAGCTTCGGATTCACAACGGCACTGAGAGCGTCGACGTCAGGACAGGCGTTCCCACAGTGCGTGTTCGACCACTGGCAACTGCTGACAGGAGACGCACTGGAAAAAGGATCGAAACTAAACGAAATAGTGACACAAATAAGAGTGAGAAAGGGACTAAAGGAGGAAATACCAGCACTGGATAACTTCTTCGACAAGTTGTAA
- a CDS encoding silent information regulator protein Sir2: protein MVSSALNYANRLKTNNNKGPLGQVELFDTSAQVSKKTSLLYDFMVESEMAIVHTGAGVSTGSGIPDFRGPSGIWTIMNTSKEEEEDEGECSDNTNEGQVAKRRRRPRKKLTDANCIPTRKMVVEERIVTRSKAKNRENDEESNTSSSQNTETISNQSTQDDNNTNTDANYNTDSDNINSADINSADINSANTDPNGTNYNNASGNHTTAKDGTISNTDNINTSVNGTSISEHSKGKRGCKKRNVDSSTNYASNNNISTTNNTNNNGTKGIDPNTHNSNANNMNGVNKGVDSKGESNAQEVPKRKRGRPRKSKRIEENIKDEAESQEPEEKYKNKLPDICKPDDTCKAEGMYKDDGIAMADDTCKDDIYKPDGIAKGYIAKNDEKVEEENENVKEEEVKRESDGSECGEVNKSEYVVYGNKKTKAVEFILALPSEAHLCILQLLKSEKIKFIITQNIDGLHSLSGVPFNKLAELHGNVFVQRCLHCARRFQRSYVAPTISFHATGDLCGLCSFPPLNLLTDVVLDWFDCYEEHFENISTRKAEEADFHLSLGTSLHIEPACHYASNDYHRKLDAPLVIVNYQSTKLDPESDLIIHDDVNKVCSSLLKKFDMQIPVFKRKSHLIVLKHQVMDNNCVMIIKMSSISTMRIVTEQRGTPEYADSMKNVMEDPPSGFKDGVEWECVNKVQGTYKFTFNKNFWLRLTLFYETQVIVEVPYERVPLFKAEIWEFDICATNGSKLKEEPNTFTRDKFKKKTTTKGEELGKPIVLSDDGLNNDYDGDDEQDVNGDEYSRGARRSSRLRNSYESKAQLTDKRGIYDTSKYRITNYNESGYNITSYKRSTNKKRSNKKSDNGKDINRDAQFESWERGKPSMIKGMDTANSLIVIHEMKIKFNSKLIDELPFRMVGYLDLINNRSEEYEEYKMRDSMIMLSYLWGSSKIQQVQKVHYPASMVESYLNVARQSEEEFKSDRSSENDEDKLVNNSESEEEDKNKGRKARGTLEKSKRKKRRYEDDSDYEMSSESSYSESSIDHYSEEEEGKDSKGGSLRSDEEEGECDQKTLDFINHYPIKAENAYDSKDILKTYYDNYIKTTSTAHDTTNGPSSSEQGTIKKKSKIWKEMLDASKINELIVKKSIRLRLITMRNNKLTADVDRLHLAKYYLSLGSSLPLKLFVSKHARLGYLVDKVPREVIREQEIYIPEKLLMIRRNDILGLRVNVFELMAYNVIKRSCDFAQVENYVIVRLFYQHLPLWIVKYLSDLFECR, encoded by the exons ATGGTTAGCAGTGCGTTGAACTATGCAAACAGactaaaaacaaacaacaacaagggCCCACTGGGCCAGGTGGAGTTGTTTGACACCAGTGCGCAGGtgtcgaagaagacgaGTCTCCTGTACGACTTTATGGTCGAGTCGGAAATGGCAATAGTACACACAG GAGCTGGTGTCTCAACTGGGTCAGGAATACCAGATTTTAGAGGACCCTCGGGAATTTGGACGATTATGAATACAAGtaaagaagaggaggaggacgaagGAGAGTGTTCAGATAACACAAACGAGGGGCAAGTGGCtaaaaggagaagaaggccCAGAAAAAAATTGACAGACGCAAACTGTATACCAACAAGAAAAATGGTAGTGGAGGAGAGGATTGTCACGCGCAGTAAAGCAAAAAATAGGGAAAACGACGAAGAAAGTAACACGAGCTCATCGCAGAATACGGAAACCATTAGTAACCAAAGTACCCAAGATGACAACAACACAAACACTGACGCCAATTACAACACTGACAGCGATAACATTAACAGCGCTGACATTAACAGTGCTGACATTAACAGTGCTAACACTGATCCCAATGGCACCAACTATAACAACGCCTCTGGCAATCACACCACTGCTAAAGACGGCACAATAAGTAACACTGACAACATCAACACCAGTGTAAATGGCACGAGCATCAGTGAACACAGTAAGGGGAAGCGTGGCTGCAAAAAAAGGAATGTCGACAGCAGCACAAATTATGCTTccaacaacaacatcagtACCACTAACAACACCAATAACAATGGCACAAAAGGCATTGACCCTAACACGCACAACAGTAACGCTAATAACATGAATGGAGTAAACAAAGGTGTTGATTCCAAAGGGGAAAGTAATGCCCAGGAGGTTCCAAAGAGGAAGAGAGGCCGACCAAGGAAAAGTAAACGGATTGAGGAGAATATTAAGGACGAAGCTGAAAGTCAGGAACCAGAGGAAAAGTATAAGAACAAGTTGCCAGATATTTGTAAGCCTGATGATACTTGTAAGGCTGAAGGTATGTATAAGGACGATGGTATTGCTATGGCTGATGATACTTGTAAGGACGATATTTATAAGCCTGATGGTATTGCTAAGGGCTACATTGCTAAAAACGATGAAAAGGTAGAGGAAGAGAACGAGAacgtgaaggaggaagaagtgAAGCGGGAGTCAGATGGATCAGAGTGTGGAGAAGTGAATAAAAGCGAGTACGTGGTCTACGGGAACAAGAAGACGAAGGCAGTGGAGTTTATACTGGCGCTGCCATCAGAAGCGCACCTGTGCATACTGCAGCTGCTCAAAAGTGAAAAGATAAAGTTCATAATAACGCAGAACATAGACGGACTCCACTCGCTCTCAGGAGTGCCCTTCAACAAGCTGGCGGAGCTCCACGGCAACGTGTTCGTGCAGAGGTGCTTGCACTGCGCAAGAAGGTTTCAGAGGTCATACGTGGCGCCAACGATATCGTTCCACGCAACGGGAGACCTGTGCG GGTTGTGCTCATTTCCACCATTGAACCTGCTGACGGATGTGGTCCTGGACTGGTTTGACTGCTACGAGGAGCACTTTGAAAACATATCGACGAGGAAGGCAGAAGAGGCGGATTTTCACCTGTCGCTAGGAACGTCACTGCACATAGAGCCAGCATGCCACTACGCATCCAACGACTACCACAGGAAGTTGGATGCGCCGCTGGTCATAGTAAACTACCAGAGCACGAAGCTAGACCCGGAATCGGATTTGATCATACACGACGACGTCAACAAGGTCTGCAGCTCactgctgaagaagttcGACATGCAAATCCCAGTCTTCAAGAGAAAGTCGCACCTGATAGTGCTGAAGCACCAAGTCATGGACAACAACTGCGttatgataataaaaatgtcgTCAATAAGCACAATGAGAATAGTGACGGAACAAAGAGGAACCCCGGAGTACGCGGACAGCATGAAAAACGTAATGGAAGACCCGCCGAGTGGATTCAAGGACGGAGTGGAGTGGGAGTGCGTGAACAAGGTTCAGGGGACTTACAAGTTCACGTTTAACAAGAACTTTTGGCTGAGGCTGACGCTCTTTTACGAAACACAG GTGATTGTTGAGGTGCCATATGAACGAGTTCCGTTGTTCAAAGCGGAAATATGGGAATTTGATATATGCGCAACCAATGGatcgaagctgaaggaggaacCTAATACATTTACACGAgataagtttaaaaagaagACGACGACTAAAGGAGAAGAATTGGGAAAACCTATAGTGTTGAGCGACGATGGTTTGAATAACGACTACGATGGAGACGATGAACAAGAT GTAAATGGAGATGAGTACAGTAGAGGTGCGCGTCGTAGCAGTAGGCTGCGTAACAGTTATGAAAGTAAAGCACAGCTCACAGATAAAAGAGGAATCTATGACACAAGTAAATATAGAATAACCAACTATAACGAAAGCGGCTATAACATAACGAGTTATAAGAGAagcacaaataaaaaaaggagTAATAAGAAAAGTGATAATGGAAAAGATATAAACAGAGATGCACAGTTTGAAAGTTGGGAAAGAGGAAAACCAAGTATGATAAAGGGAATGGATACAGCAAATAGCCTGATAGTGATCCAcgaaatgaaaataaaatttaactcGAAACTGATAGATGAGTTGCCATTTAGAATGGTGGGATACCTGGACCTGATCAACAATAGGTCGGAAGAATACGAGGAGTATAAAATGCGAGACAGCATGATAATGCTGTCATACCTCTGGGGAAGTAGTAAGATACAACAAGTACAGAAGGTGCACTACCCAGCATCGATGGTGGAAAGTTACCTTAACGTGGCGAGGCAGTCAGAAGAAGAGTTTAAATCAGACAGAAGTAGCGAAAACGACGAAGATAAACTAGTGAATAATAGTGAGtctgaagaggaagataagaataaaggaagaaaagCTAGAGGGACCCTggaaaaaagtaaaaggaAAAAGAGGAGATACGAAGACGACAGCGACTACGAAATGAGCTCAGAAAGTTCATACAGTGAATCGAGCATAGACCACTAcagtgaagaagaagaaggaaaggaCAGTAAAGGAGGATCGTTACGAAGTgacgaggaagaaggagaatgCGACCAGAAGACACTGGACTTCATCAATCAC TACCCGATTAAAGCGGAAAACGCGTACGACTCGAAGGACATCCTGAAGACGTACTACGACAACTACATAAAGACGACCTCGACTGCACACGACACGACGAACGGGCCGAGCAGTAGCGAGCAGGGAACgataaagaagaagtcGAAAATATGGAAGGAGATGCTGGACGCGAGCAAGATCAACGAGCTCATCGTCAAGAAGTCGATAAGGCTGAGGCTGATCACCATGAGGAACAACAAGCTGACTGCGGACGTGGACAGGCTGCACCTGGCCAAGTACTACCTCTCACTCGGCTCATCGCTGCCGCTGAAGCTCTTCGTGTCCAAGCACGCGCGGCTCGGATACCTGGTCGACAAGGTGCCGAGGGAGGTT ATCCGCGAGCAGGAGATCTACATTCCCGAGAAG CTCCTGATGATAAGGAGGAACGACATTCTCGGCCTCCGCGTGAACGTGTTCGAGCTCATGGCCTACAACGTGATAAAGCGCAGCTGCGACTTCGCACAGGTGGAGAACTACGTGATTGTGCGTCTGTTCTACCAGCACCTGCCCCTCTGGATCGTGAAGTACCTGTCTGACCTATTTGAGTGTCGCTAG
- a CDS encoding uncharacterized protein (vesicle transport v-SNARE family protein), protein MSIYQKEDELDRLLVQLKGLLIKYESHSSSAQSDKYAEGLLIYEKVKCAESFYCSEIEKLQPQSKESHKTRLQDKQKLLAELKVKLDHLKTIVEANEDKKLDKLPDSAKLPYSNKLIVWGNELQDKTQDSINRIRDLTIDSEKIGADVTSELEQQNESLNRVRVTIHGVDDNIASAKQTVRTIAISICKDKCTIILVATIVLLIVAIGLCSYFFKNVRR, encoded by the exons ATGAGTATTTATCAAAAGGAGGACGAGTTGGATAGGTTGTTGGTGCAACTGAAGGGccttttaattaaatatgaaagCCACAGTTCCAGCGCCCAGAGTGACAAGTACGCTGAGGGCCTGCTAATCTACGAAAAGGTCAAGTGCGCTGAATCTTTTTACTGTTCAGAGATCGAGAAGCTCCAGCCGCAGTCTAAAGAGTCACACAAAACGCGTTTGCAGGACAAACAGAAACTGTTGGCCGAATTGAAGGTCAAGTTGGACCACCTCAAGACTATCGTCGAGGCCAACGAGGACAAAAAGTTAGATAAGCTACCAGATTCCGCAAAACTGCCTTACAgcaataaattaatagttTGGGGAAACGAATTACAAGATAAAACACAA GATAGCATCAATAGAATCAGGGACTTAACCATAGATAGTGAAAAGATCGGAGCTGACGTCACATCGGAGCTGGAGCAGCAAAACGAGAGTCTAAACAGGGTCAGAGTGACCATTCACGGCGTTGACGACAATATAGCATCTGCCAAACAGACAGTTAGAACCATAGCAATTTCAATTTGCAAGGACAAGTGTACTATTATTCTAGTGGCCACCATTGTTCTTCTCATTGTCGCAATAGGCCTTTGTTcatacttttttaaaaacgtTAGAAGATAA